TTACGCTCGCCGAAGCGTTGATGACTAGAGCTTCCAGAACGTCAACCCTCTAAGGGTTGTCCCGTAATGTGCTTGCAGTTCATCGCGTTCGGGCCGATTGCTTGATCTCCTCGACCCGCTCCGACAGTGGTCCGGGCGCGATGCGGACGCACTCATAGCCCAGTGCTTCGTAGGGCTCGGCGTGGACGCGCTCGAACCGCAGCGCGTCTGCGAGGCTGATCTGGCGGGCGTCAGTCGGGGTTATAAAGCCCAGGTTCTCGACGAAGAACACCAATCTAGAAAATCCTATGTGC
The Luteitalea sp. genome window above contains:
- a CDS encoding AAA family ATPase, with protein sequence MNHSPLLVHPGITADGFNTMSCATFCRHIGFSRLVFFVENLGFITPTDARQISLADALRFERVHAEPYEALGYECVRIAPGPLSERVEEIKQSARTR